The Leptospira paudalimensis region GCGAATGGCTGATAATAGAATATGGCCTGAGTCAAGGACTAACACAGACCGAGTTTTCCGTCCACAAGTAGCATCAATGAGACGGTTCTCGGATTTTGCTTCGGTTCGGAGTCGTTTTGCCCCAGCTGAATCTGCCAACAAAATGGTCAGAATCTTGGAAACAAAAACAACGTTAGAGAATCCTACATTGAGAACCGGAAACGAAGACATGGAAACATATTTTTAGATTCTTCTAGATCGATCAAGTCGAATCGTTTCAATCAAATGAATTTCATGGATACCAATGTTCATCGCCTCTGAGATTTCGTCGTGTTTGTATCCCTTTTTGATGAGATGAACCACTTTATCTATCTTCGTTGCAGATGTTGGTAGCTCTTCCAATGCAGATTCAATGGAAAATTCCACCTTGTCTAAATTCATCCGTTGGTAAGAAGCAAACGCTGGATCATTCGCTTTGGAAACTTCATTTAAGAATTCTCTTTTTTTCTGGCCTTCAATGGTTTCATTCCGAATGGCTTCCGTTGGTTTTTCTTCTGTGAAAGGATTCCCACCTACCGTATAATTCATCTTAGGTTGAAATGTTGGAACTTCTAAATTTTCCATTGCTTCTTTGGATGGTTCACTCAAAGGTTCCATACCAAACATTCCTTTTACGGCCTTTCCCAGTTTTCCAAACGCCTGATTCACTGCCCCTTCTGTTGTTTCTGCTTCATCGATCGTAACAGGGATTTGGTTTGCTTGGTAAATTTTACCAATACCAGTCCTTTGTTCTTTTGTATCAAGGATTGGTTCTTCTGTTTCAACTGGAGTTGGAACTAACTCTGATTTCATTGAGAGTCCTTGGTTTTGGTAGTGTTTGAATTCTTTTACCAGTGCCTCACCCTTCTCCATCATTGTTCGAAGTGCTACCATCTTAGATTCAATGATACTTACAGTGGCGTCTAACTCGCGTATGGTTTCCGCGGTGGCCATATCAATGGCCCGGTTTAGTTTTTTATCGTAGTATTCACTGACAGCTTTTTGGACTTTTGCAGAGATGAAAACATACATCATCCCACAGAATAATAAATTAACAAGTACGAGAGAAAAAAGCTCCATATGTTTCTCCTAAAGAACATTTCCAACAACATTCCGTAGAAAAAAATTATGCTTTTGAATCAAAACGAGATCCACGTTCCAAATTAGGACGATCATAAATGATCCCTGCTTTGGAATAAGCAAATACCGAATTTTCTTTATCTTGTTTCGGTTTTGCTGCCGAACCTTGGTATCCGGATTTTGCATCAGGAACCGTTTGGGCTCGGTTTTGTGTTTGGATCACCACCTTTTGCAATTCCACCACTTGGTTTTGGTGGGTGAAGGGATTTTCAGCCTGAGCCCTACGTGCAAAATCGTAGTGGTGGGCGATACTGGCAAAATTTTCGTTGAGTATCATCTGGCGTCCCTCCTAATTCTTAGACTTACCACGCCCTCTCTTTTTTCTCCAGTCATTTTTCGTTTCGTCTGGGTCTTCGTATGGCTGACTGCGGACTTGGGACTCTTCTTCGTAGAAGGTCTTGGCCTTGGTCTCGTGGCGGAGTTTGTATTCGGCATTGCGGATACGGATGGTAACACCTGGAAAGATAGTCTTTTCTACGGAAACACGACCACTAGCTGCCTGTTCGTCCATGTATTCGGTGAGGGTTTGGATGTCCTTACTGGCCTCAGCGATTCGTTTTTCGAGTTTTTTGGTTCCTGCTTCTAATTTTTGCAAATGGGCATCTTGTTCCGCGGTAAAACTAGCAGGGTCAGCGTCTTTTCTCGCTTTGAGGGTACGCATGGTTTTTGTGAGTTGGTCGAGTTTGTCTTGGTTTTCTTTTTTCTTCTCTTCAAACTCACTAATTTGTTTTAAGATCTTTGGATTGTTTCCTACGATGAGATCGGTTTGTGGGTTTGCTTGGGAACCAATGATTTTGGCAGATATGAGTTGGGCTGCTTGGATGGTTCCCCCTACAATCTGTCCCCGTTTTCCTTTACAGGAAATTTTTCCCCCAGCCATGAGATGGGAATGCAAAATCCCTTCTTGCACAATGATGTCTTTTTCTGTAATGCAGGTGGCGTTCTGGATGAACTTGGCAACGATATTGCCTCCTGTGGACTCCACACGTGCCTCCTCGCGCCCTGTGACCCCTTGGCGGACGATAATGTCCCCATCCGCTTCCACGATAGCTTTCTGGACCGTACCATAAATTTCGATATTCCCTGCAGCTTTGACCGAATAATTGTCTTCCACGTTTCCTGTGATGATGATGGAACCAAGGAAAGTCACGTTTCCTGTACGTACTCCCACATCCCCATTGATGCGGTAGACAGTTTCCACAGAAAGGCGACCAGCAGCGTATAACACTTGTCCATTGACTTCGGCCGTTAGGCGCATCTTGTCTTCGGAGAGAATGGTTCCTTTGCCTTGTTTGAGTTCGGTGTCCAAACCATCCTTGGCTGGTAAAACCATTCCAAATAAATTGCGACCAAACTTTCCTTTTTCAGCTGGGAGCTTTTCAGCTAACAATTGTCCAACGACAACGTTTTCGATCATATCCAAATCTTTGTAGTCCACACGACCAGTTTGGTCTTCTTTGAAATTGATTTTCTTTTCCGTGCGAACATAGTATTTGATTTCGGCGTTTTTGCCGTTTACTGGGAAATCACCTTCGGCTCCAATGAATGGTTTGTTCTGAACTTCTTCCTCCAGATGTTTTCGGATTTCGTCTTCTTTTAAACCATGAGCCACACCCATCCCTTTTAGTGCGGCAACGATATCAGAAACTTCTAAATCACGCCCACCAGGTCTTGCAGGGAAAACTGTGACAAAGGCACGCATATTCTCTTGGGCAATCTCCACATTGCAACTGGAGTCATTTCCAGGTTTTGGTTTTTGGTTGGAGATAAGAACTGGTTCCCCTTTTTTCTCTTTGAGGATTTTATTGATCAGGTTTTGATCAACACCTGCCACACCACGAAACGACAGTTTTTTGGAAACATCTGCCATTGTCATTTCGAGACCTTCGCCGGAAGGTGGGTAAACAGTTAAAAACACACCGGTTCTGTATATTTTCACAACCACACGCCCGTCTTTGTTTTTTGGTGTGACAAGTTCTTTTAATTCTTTTGAGACTAATTTCCCGCTACCACCCGTTAGGTGTTCATCTAGTAAACTCAGTTCATCGAGTAACATATCATCAGGGATAACAGATGCTCGAATGTGGTAAGGTTCAGAAAAAAATAAGGATTTTTTTCCGCGTTTTAAAACAGTATAATCGATTTCGTGAACTTTACGACCCAAGTGACTTGAAGCAATTGCCAGACACTCTTCGATGGTATCGGCAATGACTTCCACTTGTTCTTTTTCCTTACGATCGAACTCTTTCAGTTCCTCTGTAAGAAATTCCGTGAGAGACATCTTCTATTACCTTTTTTGAATCGCTGATTTGACTTTAGAAAGTTTACTGCGGAGTCTTGCGACTGCTTTGGTATGAAGTTGAGAAATTCTAGACTCAGTGACTTCCAAAACTTCTCCAATCTCTTTTAATGTTAAGTCTTCGTAATAGTATAATACAATGACTTTTTTCTCTTTTTCAGGTAGGGATTGGATGGCTTCGACAATTACGTTTTTGATTTCTTCTTTTTCGATGATATTGTCTGGGTTCATATTCATCGGAGACTCTAACGTTTCCATAAAGGAAACTTCATCGTTCTCATCACCGAGAAACCAAATGTCGTTTAATGAAACAAGAGAGGTACCAGAAAGTTTAGCAAGAAGAGAGTTATACTCTTCCATCGACACACCGAGTTCTTTTGCGATCTCTTCATCATCGACTTTTTTGCCCTCTTTGTTTTCGAGCATGGCAATGATGTTTTCGAGTTGTTTTGCTTTTTGGCGGATGGAACGAGGGATCCAGTCCACACTTCTAAGTTCGTCGAAAATGGACCCACGGATACGGGTCATCGCATAGGTTTTAAATTTAATTTCTCGAGAAGGGTCAAACTTCTCAATTGCATCTAACAGACCAAAGACGCCATAACTGACGAGGTCTTCGAATTCCACATTTTGTGGCATTCCGATCGCAATCCGCCCAGCCACGTGTTTGACGAGAGGTGAATATTTTTCAACAAGGTAACTTCGGATCTCCGCGTCTTTTTTGACACGGTATTGTTTCCAAAGATCTGTCTCATCAAACTGATTGTATTTGTCTAGCAATCTTGACATTGGGAACCGGGGTACGGAATCTCTTTACTTTATAGAAAAAATCGTAAAGAAACAAAAATTACAAGAGGATTTTTTCTTATGTCCTCTAAAAACCGTAATTTTTCAGCCCTCTTGCGGGTCATCCTTGGCCATCATGGTGCGAATTGCCTCTGCCATGAGTTTTGGCTCGTTTTTGATCGCAATTTTATCCACGATGATATGGTCTCCAAACTTTCCTGATTTTGCCATAGCGAGTTTGGCGTCCATTGCAGCATCACCCACAGGTTGCACACCAAAGTCATCAGATGAGCCACCAGAAGCCGAGGTTGGTTCCATTCCCCCATGTTCATGGTCGAATTCATCTGCATGATCTCCGCCCCCAAACCCACCAATGGAAAAGGTAGATAAAAACTCTAAAAATTCAGGAACTTTTTTTTGTAAGACACTAAAAATGCCAAACCCTAACCCACCAAATGCAAACGTGGAGATGAGAGAAACAAAGAAGATATAACCAATTCGATTTCCAACTAAAAACCCACAAACGGAACTAATGATGGCTCCAAGGATTGCAAATCCCAGTACAAATCCGATTAACACTTAGTTGTCTTCCTCCATTCTCGATTCCATTTCTTTTTCCTTGAAGTCGACAAAGCTAAAGAATTTCTTAAAAAATCCTGTGAGGCCCTCTTCATCATCATAACCACCTTCTGTTTGTAAGAGGGTGTGTGTGACTCGTGTGAGACAAGCCGCTGCTTTGGAACGAGGAGCTCCAATGATAAATGGTTTTTGTTCCCTGATGGATTTTTCTACTTCTTCATCTTGGAAAATAAACCCTAAGTTTTCCACTTGGACTTCCAAAAATTGACCCGAGATATCAATGACTCGGTCGGCCACTTTTTTCCCTTCAATGGCAGAGCGCACACGGTTCACGATGATTTTCAGATTTTTGTCTTTGGATTGTGAGACTATCGATTTGATCAGACCATAGGAGTCGGTAATGGACGTTGGTTCTGGGGTTGTCACCACCACCACTTCATCCGCTGGCATCACAAGGCCAATGACGTTTGCCGAAATCCCAGCACCTGTATCAATGATCATCACGTCATAACGATCGAGTTCCGCAAAACCTTTGATGAGGTTATTCCTTTGGGTTTCGTTGAGGTTGGCAAGTTGGGAGTACCCGGAGGCACCTGCAATGATGTCCACACCCTCGGGAGTGGAAATGACGATGTCCTTTAAGGACTTATGGCCTTTCACCACATGGTATAAATTGTATTTCGGAATGATGCCGAGAAGGACGTTCACATTGGCAAGGCCCAAGTCACCATCAAAGATGAGAACCTTTAGACCAGTTTTTGCGATGGAGATGGCTAAGTTGACAGAAACTGTACTTTTACCCACTCCTCCCTTTCCAGAGGCAACCGCAATGATTTTGGTCTTTTTAGCGGCGTCCTGGGGTTGAACGAGTTTTAATCCAGTACCAGTTTCTGTTAACTTTCGAAGATTTGCTGCTTGGTCCATCGTTACCCCTAGGTATCAGGATAACGATGCGCACCTTACACAGTCTTCTCGAAGACTTCGCCCGCTATCCCTTTCAATTTTTCAGGGAAAATTACACATTCGGCAAGGATTTTTTTGGTGGCATTTAGGATATCAAATGGAACATCCTGGCCAACACTTAAGAATGCGAATTCCCTGTGAATAGTATCGGCTAATTCTACTACAGAACCTAAAAATTCTGCTTCATCGAGCTTGGTTAATAAAATTCTTTTATAACCAACCGACTCATACGCGTT contains the following coding sequences:
- a CDS encoding DUF370 domain-containing protein, whose product is MSSFPVLNVGFSNVVFVSKILTILLADSAGAKRLRTEAKSENRLIDATCGRKTRSVLVLDSGHILLSAIRPESLSKRLETGDNHIGEGEEESED
- a CDS encoding FapA family protein; amino-acid sequence: MSLTEFLTEELKEFDRKEKEQVEVIADTIEECLAIASSHLGRKVHEIDYTVLKRGKKSLFFSEPYHIRASVIPDDMLLDELSLLDEHLTGGSGKLVSKELKELVTPKNKDGRVVVKIYRTGVFLTVYPPSGEGLEMTMADVSKKLSFRGVAGVDQNLINKILKEKKGEPVLISNQKPKPGNDSSCNVEIAQENMRAFVTVFPARPGGRDLEVSDIVAALKGMGVAHGLKEDEIRKHLEEEVQNKPFIGAEGDFPVNGKNAEIKYYVRTEKKINFKEDQTGRVDYKDLDMIENVVVGQLLAEKLPAEKGKFGRNLFGMVLPAKDGLDTELKQGKGTILSEDKMRLTAEVNGQVLYAAGRLSVETVYRINGDVGVRTGNVTFLGSIIITGNVEDNYSVKAAGNIEIYGTVQKAIVEADGDIIVRQGVTGREEARVESTGGNIVAKFIQNATCITEKDIIVQEGILHSHLMAGGKISCKGKRGQIVGGTIQAAQLISAKIIGSQANPQTDLIVGNNPKILKQISEFEEKKKENQDKLDQLTKTMRTLKARKDADPASFTAEQDAHLQKLEAGTKKLEKRIAEASKDIQTLTEYMDEQAASGRVSVEKTIFPGVTIRIRNAEYKLRHETKAKTFYEEESQVRSQPYEDPDETKNDWRKKRGRGKSKN
- the whiG gene encoding RNA polymerase sigma factor WhiG, which gives rise to MSRLLDKYNQFDETDLWKQYRVKKDAEIRSYLVEKYSPLVKHVAGRIAIGMPQNVEFEDLVSYGVFGLLDAIEKFDPSREIKFKTYAMTRIRGSIFDELRSVDWIPRSIRQKAKQLENIIAMLENKEGKKVDDEEIAKELGVSMEEYNSLLAKLSGTSLVSLNDIWFLGDENDEVSFMETLESPMNMNPDNIIEKEEIKNVIVEAIQSLPEKEKKVIVLYYYEDLTLKEIGEVLEVTESRISQLHTKAVARLRSKLSKVKSAIQKR
- a CDS encoding MinD/ParA family protein; its protein translation is MDQAANLRKLTETGTGLKLVQPQDAAKKTKIIAVASGKGGVGKSTVSVNLAISIAKTGLKVLIFDGDLGLANVNVLLGIIPKYNLYHVVKGHKSLKDIVISTPEGVDIIAGASGYSQLANLNETQRNNLIKGFAELDRYDVMIIDTGAGISANVIGLVMPADEVVVVTTPEPTSITDSYGLIKSIVSQSKDKNLKIIVNRVRSAIEGKKVADRVIDISGQFLEVQVENLGFIFQDEEVEKSIREQKPFIIGAPRSKAAACLTRVTHTLLQTEGGYDDEEGLTGFFKKFFSFVDFKEKEMESRMEEDN